A single window of Sparus aurata chromosome 22, fSpaAur1.1, whole genome shotgun sequence DNA harbors:
- the LOC115574008 gene encoding uncharacterized protein LOC115574008 produces the protein MGEKMDETMQEDIRPQTERELMSPLSPKRPRTDSDSTPTTNHGGKSRFDFPALVRFRKTISFPSSPSKLKDIVCAAECGVVQDEQRDAKLILSPITKLTTLHGDGAHTGSSNAYFISAERRFLPLVEDEQPPVTESDKLSSNPVDDAGGPLAETDSGEDTSADPSSHPDCKWLGESLEVEPPGGCNSSTGNDEDERQVLDSVSQIQVFTHSSGDEEVRCQSDCTCENTLHDTGFCDTWSQSGEVEKSNQKKYWHGFSENREQEERDSPISSSDYADTKSFFSNPEEDPSGNLAEGVRNERKILELQICENENVAFCDGETKSRVNENGLNKNSIPSAAECAEGSIVLYDLVLDRNIATETVSLDADDFCGVKEEHAAGEMIAKAQSETADHTTETPMPARISQEPAEGDNDAGPFSVIDPTIWSETDREAGEEHCNSESSAGAKLSPSVKVCEMEMPLPLCSGVGPSQEASAPDQSRQFNHQSRTQQCNDEKEDLYQSYAEQQTCAITTNKKHKETGNEGSCLCKSSPSSSPEPPPAGDARQESHDTVRHQLKEQDEAGCFPVSLDAQKTQEVEYIQTEIVRMDEATEITEREEIQTDEHGKSENSVDLEERLMKENEIYKEDKTEVSADVCMDWTEGGTSEYGDKLTCEEFESILECLTDHAYSALIQMMEGETERKERTEEASVGEKTDGQHNSEISVASDGHQQRGEQRGDVAEASPDDCVSEWTEGNMSNCANKLTSASQHEPADKLSCFSDHQHKAETFMVVSSPATSDAVVPGPHELIPSQNADSSPTALNGHDRFSSVPSAFTFCDRVPEGFDTFEKIQLSLDDDDDDDAGPSTSPLISSLPRQLLKSPQPQLQHSMPEAESNEHEEAPEEAGVGEEEVEGFQCHTENMANRFLSSDYSCNELPNFISAADVTALEWPEQQNNSESTCNSTECFQDESNPHTMSSNVSSESDSPAADVNHQPQFEMKKHFDMVLKELHLYFDISMSDFASDSKAAAPQQRSDVTEVSGEDDTSNCKEQLSSPEVGCHISSDDADEESCLDMCGGDPVVSCTAGSRDGEQEVPVGSRLDQEASVYTAEKHREPQETEQKKKMWSPSFMCRPFLEQLSQRPPELHRRLEPLRTCTRPIRVGLSKRARTKQLHHHHPYK, from the exons ATGGGAGAAAAAATGGATGAAACCATGCAGGAAGATATCAGGCCGCAAACCGAGAGAGAGCTTATGTCACCACTCTCCCCCAAACGACCGAGGACAGATTCAGATTCTACACCGACTACCAACCACGGTGGGAAAAGCAGGTTTGACTTTCCAGCACTTGTGAGATTTCGGAAAACCATCAGTTTCCCATCATCCCCAAGTAAGTTGAAGGACATTGTGTGCGCAGCAGAATGTGGAGTTGTCCAAGATGAGCAACGTGACGCTAAATTAATTCTCAGCCCTATTACGAAGTTGACTACTCTACACGGTGACGGTGCACACACAGGATCATCTAACGCCTATTTTATCTCTGCTGAGAGACGCTTCCTACCTCTGGTGGAAGATGAGCAGCCCCCCGTTACTGAAAGTGACAAGCTCAGCTCAAACCCAGTAGATGATGCAGGCGGGCCATTAGCAGAAACTGACTCTGGGGAAGACACCAGCGCTGACCCGTCCAGTCATCCTGATTGCAAATGGCTCGGGGAATCACTTGAAGTCGAGCCCCCTGGTGGTTGCAATTCTTCCACTGGAAATGATGAAGACGAGAGACAGGTGCTAGATAGTGTCAGTCAAATCCAAGTGTTCACACATAGTTCAGGTGATGAGGAGGTCCGATGTCAGTCTGATTGCACTTGTGAAAATACACTTCATGACACAGGTTTCTGTGATACATGGAGCCAATCTGGTGAAGTTGAAAAGAGTAATCAGAAGAAGTACTGGCATGGATTTAGTGAGAACAGAGAACAGGAAGAGCGTGACAGTCCCATCTCTTCCAGTGATTATGCAGATACAAAATCATTCTTCTCAAACCCTGAAGAGGATCCCTCTGGGAACCTGGCTGAAGGTGTAAGAAATGAGCGAAAAATATTAGAATTGCAGatatgtgaaaatgaaaatgttgcctTCTGTGATGGGGAAACAAAGAGCCGAGTTAATGAGAACGGCCTGAACAAGAACTCCATCCCTTCTGCTGCTGAATGTGCCGAGGGTTCAATTGTTTTATATGATCTGGTATTAGACAGAAATATTGCAACTGAGACTGTGAGTCTTGACGCTGATGACTTCTGTGGGGTAAAAGAAGAGCATGCTGCTGGCGAGATGATAGCCAAAGCTCAGagtgaaacagctgatcacacaACAGAGACTCCAATGCCGGCAAGAATCAGTCAAGAGCCTGCTGAAGGAGATAATGATGCAGGGCCTTTCAGTGTAATTGACCCCACAATCTGGAGTGAAACTGACAGGGAGGCTGGAGAGGAACACTGTAACTCAGAGAGCTCTGCAGGTGCAAAATTATCTCCATCAGTAAAAGTCTGCGAGATGGAAATGCCTCTTCCACTCTGTTCAGGCGTTGGGCCGTCACAGGAGGCTTCAGCTCCCGACCAGAGCCGGCAGTTTAATCACCAAAGCAGAACACAGCAGTGCAACGATGAAAAAGAGGACTTATATCAGTCATATGCAGAACAACAGACTTGTGCCAtcaccacaaacaaaaaacacaaagagactgGTAATGAAGGCAGCTGTCTGTGTAAATCCAGTCCCAGCAGCAGTCCAGAGCCGCCTCCTGCTGGGGATGCAAGACAAGAAAGTCACGATACCGTAAGACATCAGTTAAAAGAGCAGGATGAGGCTGGCTGTTTTCCTGTCAGTCTTGACGCCCAGAAGACACAGGAGGTTGAATACATACAGACTGAAATTGTTAGAATGGACGAGGCAACTGAgattacagagagagaagaaatacaaactGATGAACACGGGAAGTCAGAAAACTCGGTGGACTTAGAGGAAAGActaatgaaagaaaatgagatATACAAAGAAGACAAGACTGAAGTATCAGCTGATGTGTGCATGGACTGGACAGAGGGTGGAACAAGTGAATATGGTGACAAATTAACATGTGAGGAGTTTGAAAGTATCCTTGAATGCTTGACTGATCACGCTTACAGTGCTCTGATTCAAATGATGGAaggggaaacagagagaaaggaaagaacaGAAGAGGCCAGTGTTGGAGAAAAAACTGATGGGCAACATAACTCAGAGATATCGGTGGCTTCAGACGGTCATCAACAACGAGGTGAACAGAGAGGAGACGTGGCTGAGGCGTCACCTGATGACTGTGTCAGTGAATGGACAGAGGGCAACATGAGTAACTGTGCAAACAAACTAACCTCAGCTAGTCAACATGAACCAGCAGACAAGCTCAGTTGTTTCTCTGATCACCAACACAAAGCTGAGACATTCATGGTTGTCTCTTCCCCTGCAACTAGTGATGCAGTTGTGCCAGGTCCGCATGAATTAATCCCTTCGCAAAACGCTGACAGCAGCCCCACAGCCCTAAATGGTCATGACAGATTTTCCTCAGTACCATCTGCCTTCACTTTCTGTGACCGTGTGCCAGAGGGGTTTGACACTTTCGAAAAGATCCAGCTCTCActggatgatgatgacgatgatgacgcTGGCCCGAGTACCAGCCCTCTCATCAGCAGCCTGCCCAGGCAGCTGTTGAAATCACCCCAGCCACAACTTCAACACTCCATGCCAGAGGCAGAGAGCAATGAGCACGAGGAGGCACCAGAAGAGGCGGGTGTGGGTGAGGAGGAAGTGGAAGGTTTCCAGTGTCACACTGAGAACATGGCAAATAGATTTTTAAGCAGTGATTACAGTTGTAATGAACTCCCAAACTTTATCTCAGCAGCAGATGTTACTGCTCTCGAATGGCCGGAGCAACAGAATAACAGTGAATCAACCTGTAATTCCACTGAGTGCTTCCAGGATGAGTCAAACCCGCACACGATGTCCTCCAACGTTTCCTCTGAGAGCGACAGTCCAGCTGCAGATGTGAACCACCAACCTCAGTTTgagatgaaaaaacattttgacatggTCTTGAAAGAGCTGCACTTGTATTTTGATATCAGTATGAGTGATTTTGCGAGTGACAGTAAAGCGGCAGCACCTCAGCAGCGTAGTGATGTAACTGAAGTCTCAGGGGAAGACGACACTTCAAACTGCAAAGAACAGCTCAGCAGCCCAGAGGTGGGATGCCACATATCATCAG ATGATGCTGATGAAGAAAGCTGCCTGGACATGTGCGGAGGTGATCCAGTGGTTTCTTGTACCGCTGGCAGCCGTGATGGCGAGCAGGAGGTGCCAGTTGGCAGCCGTCTGGACCAGGAAGCATCCGTGTatactgcagagaaacacagag AGCCCCAGGAGAcggagcagaaaaagaaaatgtggtcTCCGTCCTTCATGTGTCGGCCATTCTTGGAACAACTGAGCCAAA GGCCACCAGAGCTGCACAGGAGACTGGAGCCTCTGAGAACGTGCACACGGCCAATCCGGGTTGGACTTTCAAAGAGAGCCAGGACCAAACAACTACACCATCACCACCCCTACAAATGA